In the Streptomyces pactum genome, CCCGGTTTCGCCGGACCGCGTGCCCTCCGCTTTCCCGCGGCGGAGCCCTCCGGTTCCGGCCGGCGGGGCGTTCCGCTTCCGGCCGGCGCCTGGGGCCCCCGGCGGGCGTACCGCCGCTCCCGCGCTGCCGGGCCCCGGGCGCTAGCGTCGGCCCATGGACAGCACTGTGAAGAAGAGCGGCGCCGAAGCCGTGGCACCGGACGGCTGGGAACATCTCGCCCCCGGGGTGGCGCGGCGGCGGATGCCCGGCTGGGACGAGACGGTGGGCGTGGTCGCCGGCGACCACGGGGTCCTGGTGGTGGACGCCGGCGCCACCCCGGCCGACGGCGCCGCGCTGTACCGCGAGATCACCGGACTGTTCGGCCGGCGGCCCACCCATGTGGTGCTCACCCACCCGCACTTCGACCACGTCATGGGTGCCGCCGGTTTCACCGGCTGCGAGGTGTACGCGGCCGTCGGCATGGACGGGGTGCTCAGCCGTGGCCGGGACGAGCTGCGCGGGGACGCCGAACGCCACGGCGTGCCGGCGGCCACCGCCGCCGAGGCGGCCGAGCTGCTGGTGACCCCGCACCACCTGGTCTCCGGCGAACTCACCGTGGACCTCGGCGGCGGCCGGCGGGTGGTGATCGCCAACGTGGGCCCCGGCCACACCGGGCACGATCTGGCGGTGCTGGTGCCCGGGCCGGTGCCGGTGGTGTTCTGCGGGGACCTGGTGGAGGAGTCCGGCGAACCGCAGGCCGGGCCGGACGCGGTGCCGGCCCGCTGGCCCGCGGCGATGGACCGGCTGCTGGCGCTCGGCGGCGAGGAGGCCCGGTACGTGCCCGGGCACGGCGCGGTGGTGGACGCCGCCTTCGTCCGGGCCCAGCGCGACGAACTGGCCGGACCGTCCGGGGGCCCTCGGGAGGGCGGCGGACCCGCCGGCGAGGCCGCTCCGCCCGCGGCCGGTCCCGGCGTGTCGTGATCCCCACCCGCCACCGCGATCCGCCGTTTTTTCGTATCGTCGGCCGGTGCGCAGCCAACAGTACGACCCCGACCTGACCCCGCCGTGGAAGCGGCGGACCGCGGTGCCCGAGGTCCCGGCGGAGACCGATCTGGTGGTCGAGGAGATCACCACCGGCTTCTGCGGCGCCGTGATCCGCTGCGAGAAGACGGCCCAGGGGCCCACCGTCACCCTGGAAGACCGGTTCGGCAAGCAGCGGGTGTTCCCGATGGAGCCGCGCGGCTTCCTGCTGGAGGGCACGGTGGTCACCCTGGTCCGCCCGGCCGCCGCCGCGCCGGCCCGGCCCCGGCTGACCGCCTCCGGCTCGCTCGCCGTACCCGGCGCACGGGCCCGGGTGGCGCGCGCCGGGCGCATCTACGTGGAGGGCCGGCACGACGCCGAGCTGGTGGAGCGGGTCTGGGGCGACGACCTGCGGATCGAGGGCGTGGTGGTGGAGTACCTGGAGGGCGTGGACGACCTCCCGGAGATCGTCCGCTCCTTCTCCCCCACGCCGGACGCGCGGCTGGGCGTCCTGGTGGACCACCTGGTGCCCGGCTCCAAGGAGTCCCGCATCGCGGCCGAGGTCACCGACGAGAACGTGCTGATCGTCGGCCACCCGTTCATCGACATCTGGCAGGCGGTGAAGCCGTCGTCGCTGGGGATCGCCGGCTGGCCGTCCGTGCCCCGCGGCCAGGACTGGAAGACCGGCGTCTGCCGGGCGCTCGGCTGGCCGGAGAACACCGGCGCCGCCTGGCAGCGCATCCTGGGCGCGGTCCGTACCTACCGCGACCTGGAGCCGGAGCTGCTGGGGGCGGTGGAACGGCTCATCGACCACGTGACGGTGCCCTGACCCGCACCTGACGGAAGCCGTGCACCGACCGGCGGGCCCTCGGGGCCGGTGACCCGGCCGGGGCCCGCCGTCACCTGGAACCGGGCGGCACCGAGCGGCGGGGGCCGCCGGCCTCGGCGGGACCGGCCGGCAGCCGCGCCGCGCACGGCGCCGTGCCCGGCCCGGCCCGGCCCGGCCGGGGCAGGGCAGGGCAGGGCAGGAGACCGAGGCGGGCCCGGGCGAGCCGGCAGCCGTGGCAGGCGGTGTCCGGGGCGCGTGAGGTGGCACGTAACGGCCGGCCCCGGAGGTGGCATCAGCCTGGCGTCAGTCCACCAGGTCGCGCACCACCGCGTCCGCCAGCAGCCGCCCGCGCAGCGTCAGCACCGCGCGCCCGGTCTCGTACGCCCCGGGGTCCAGCAGTCCGTCCCGCACCGCGCGCGCCGCGGCCCGGTCACCCACCGGGGTGAGCAGGTCGCGCGGGCAGCCGTCGGCGAGGCGCAGTTCCAGCAGGATGCGCTCCACCCGGCGGTCCTCCGCGGTGAGCACCTCGCGGCCGGCGCCGGGCGAACGGCCTTCGCTCAGCGCCTGGGCGTACGCGCCGGGGTGCTTCACGTTCCACCAGCGCACGCCGCCG is a window encoding:
- a CDS encoding DUF3097 domain-containing protein; this translates as MRSQQYDPDLTPPWKRRTAVPEVPAETDLVVEEITTGFCGAVIRCEKTAQGPTVTLEDRFGKQRVFPMEPRGFLLEGTVVTLVRPAAAAPARPRLTASGSLAVPGARARVARAGRIYVEGRHDAELVERVWGDDLRIEGVVVEYLEGVDDLPEIVRSFSPTPDARLGVLVDHLVPGSKESRIAAEVTDENVLIVGHPFIDIWQAVKPSSLGIAGWPSVPRGQDWKTGVCRALGWPENTGAAWQRILGAVRTYRDLEPELLGAVERLIDHVTVP
- a CDS encoding MBL fold metallo-hydrolase, whose protein sequence is MDSTVKKSGAEAVAPDGWEHLAPGVARRRMPGWDETVGVVAGDHGVLVVDAGATPADGAALYREITGLFGRRPTHVVLTHPHFDHVMGAAGFTGCEVYAAVGMDGVLSRGRDELRGDAERHGVPAATAAEAAELLVTPHHLVSGELTVDLGGGRRVVIANVGPGHTGHDLAVLVPGPVPVVFCGDLVEESGEPQAGPDAVPARWPAAMDRLLALGGEEARYVPGHGAVVDAAFVRAQRDELAGPSGGPREGGGPAGEAAPPAAGPGVS